A window of Strix aluco isolate bStrAlu1 chromosome 2, bStrAlu1.hap1, whole genome shotgun sequence contains these coding sequences:
- the SOWAHC gene encoding ankyrin repeat domain-containing protein SOWAHC, with protein sequence MAEPAELRQESVVRFLAARGGRARNAELLEHFRDWLSPSEPGRRAAARHLFKELVNAVATVRQEPGTGVKYVHLRRRYCAPEPPALTPAEAEAAARGSAERPSPPPSPRASAEEAPPPPAGEDAGGRPPPAGRRGEPPRPSPAAGGGQRKGSRRGPPPGRGGGGGDGEEPAVAAGPGRPPPAEEAGAVEGAPGAAAQGGGRRSLREAARGGSPQLKRGALPGGTRGRGGGDSDSASVASSSAEEEGSTTGAVALDPLEHAWMLSASDGRWESLEGLLSCEPALLCKRDFITGFTVLHWAAKHGRQELLATLVNFAQQHQLPVDINARTSGGHTALHIAAMHGHAEVVKLLVGAYDADVDIRDYSGRKAAHYLHQGTSGDMRNLVGALEEEEEEEGAAGNGSGRWRLSKVLPSNLMSYRLSHHHHHHHHSTGEEAEGTDGAAVPGKGKEMTRKASGSGRMKPRLNKIRFRTQIIHNTPSFRGDTEEEEHEEKSLKASFKLRPKSNVFG encoded by the coding sequence ATGGCGGAACCGGCGGAGCTGCGGCAGGAGTCGGTGGTGCGGTTCctggcggcgcggggcgggcgggcccgtAACGCGGAGCTGCTGGAGCATTTCCGGGACTGGCTCAGCCCCTCGGAGCCcggccgccgcgctgccgcccgccacCTCTTCAAGGAGCTGGTCAACGCAGTGGCCACTGTGCGCCAGGAGCCCGGCACCGGTGTCAAGTACGTGCACCTCCGCCGCCGGTACTGCGCCCCGGAGCCCCCCGCCCTGACCCCCGcggaggcggaggcggcggcgagGGGCAGCGCGGAGCGGCCGAGCCCGCCGCCCTCGCCGCGGGCGAGCGCTgaggaggcgccgccgccgccagcgggCGAAGATGCCGGTGGCCGCCCtccgccggcggggcggcggggggagccgccccGGCCGAGCCCGGCGGCGGGTGGAGGCCAGCGGAAGGGCTCCCGGCGGGGGCCGCCGCCCGGGCGCGGCGGAGGCGGTGGCGATGGCGAGGAGCCTGCGGTagcggcgggcccggggcggcctCCGCCGGCGGAGGAGGCGGGGGCGGTGGAGGGAGCCCCTGGGGCGGCGGCGCAGGGGGGCGGCCGCAGGAGCCTGCgggaggcggcgcggggcggctcGCCCCAGCTGAAGCGCGGCGCCCTACCGGGGGGGACCcgcggccgaggcggcggcgACTCGGACAGCGCCTCGGTGGCCTCGTCGTCCGCCGAGGAGGAGGGGAGCACGACCGGCGCCGTGGCCCTGGACCCCCTGGAGCACGCCTGGATGCTGTCGGCCTCGGACGGGCGGTGGGAGAGTCTGGAGGGGCTGCTGAGCTGCGAGCCGGCGCTGCTCTGCAAGCGGGACTTCATCACCGGCTTCACGGTGCTGCACTGGGCCGCCAAGCACGGgcggcaggagctgctggccacgctggtcaACTtcgcccagcagcaccagctgcccGTGGACATCAACGCCCGCACCAGCGGCGGGCACACGGCGCTGCACATAGCCGCCATGCACGGCCACGCCGAGgtggtgaagctgctggtgggaGCCTACGACGCCGACGTGGACATCCGCGACTACAGCGGGCGCAAGGCCGCGCACTACCTGCACCAGGGCACCTCGGGGGACATGCGGAACCTGGTGGGGgccctggaggaggaggaggaggaggaaggggctgcCGGTAACGGGAGCGGGCGCTGGAGGCTCTCCAAGGTGTTGCCCTCCAATCTCATGAGCTACCGgctctcccaccaccaccaccaccaccatcacagCACCGGGGAGGAAGCTGAGGGCACCGACGGGGCGGCGGTGCCGGGCAAGGGCAAGGAGATGACCAGGAAAGCCTCCGGCAGCGGGCGGATGAAGCCTCGGCTTAATAAGATCCGCTTCAGGACTCAGATCATCCACAACACGCCCTCGTTTCGTGGTGACACTGAGGAGGAAGAGCACGAGGAGAAATCCCTGAAAGCATCGTTCAAGCTCAGGCCGAAGTCCAATGTCTTTGGATAA